In Fusarium oxysporum Fo47 chromosome XII, complete sequence, one DNA window encodes the following:
- a CDS encoding pyrroline-5-carboxylate reductase dimerization-domain-containing protein, producing the protein MAGLSNATLTILGTGNITKPIVKNLLPAIKDGKTDLPFTKIIACVRSEGSESKLNDQFSEYSSILTVSRGDNVKAVQNGDVIVLGVDPADIADVLAQDGIRDALSGKLLISVAAGWTKEKLESTLYGSETTKENASGRAWVIRTLPNIACMVSEGLIAIEKSPTEPQVPTELMDLTKNLFNTIGRTTEVAPRLMNATTAVGGSTPAMWAIICDAFIDASVAVGVPRATAQTMIYQSMKGSAAMLQSGLQPGDLRDQGTSPEGCTIGGIMVLEEAGVRGHLGRALREAVTLARLMETTTHVNDTRPTS; encoded by the exons ATGGCTGGTCTTAGCAATGCCACACTCACCATTCTGGGAACAG GAAACATCACAAAGCCCATTGTGAAGAATCTGCTTCCTGCCATCAAGGACGGCAAGACAGATCTGCCTTTCACAAAGATCATCGCTTGTGTGCGATCAGAAGGTTCAGAGTCAAAGCTGAATGACCAGTTTTCAGAGTACAGTAGCATTTTGACTGTTTCTCGTGGCGACAATGTCAAAGCTGTACAAAATGGCGACGTAATCGTCTTGGGTGTTGATCCAGCTGATATCGCCGATGTTCTCGCCCAAGACGGCATTCGAGATGCTCTTTCaggcaagcttctcatcagTGTAGCTGCTGGCTGGACGAAGGAAAAGCTCGAATCTACCCTCTACGGAAGCGAGACTACCAAGGAGAATGCCTCTGGCAGGGCTTGGGTTATTCGTACTCTGCCCAATATTGCATGTATGGTCTCAGAGGGACTCATCGCCATTGAGAAATCACCTACCGAGCCTCAAGTCCCAACAGAGCTTATGGATCTCACCAAGAacctcttcaacaccatcggcAGAACCACCGAAGTCGCTCCTCGTCTTATGAACGCCACGACAGCCGTTGGAGGATCTACGCCAGCAATGTGGGCTATTATCTGCGACGCCTTCATCGACGCGTCCGTGGCCGTTGGTGTACCCAGGGCTACTGCACAGACTATGATCTACCAATCTATGAAGGGTTCAGCTGCAATGCTGCAGAGTGGACTGCAGCCCGGGGATTTGAGAGACCAGGGGACTTCACCTGAGGGCTGCACTATTGGAGGAATCATGGTTCTAGAAGAAGCGGGAGTAAGGGGCCATCTTGGACGTGCACTACGGGAGGCCGTTACTCTGGCAAGGTTGATGGAGACTACTACCCATGTTAATGATACACGCCCTACTTCATAG
- a CDS encoding Aldehyde/histidinol dehydrogenase, whose protein sequence is MASSVRALTSKGRLTPLCRVRASTPAISLQKRGNATIVPFRLPAARNEPNPTYTKNSPERAKVEAALKKLRSQLPLKSEIIFNGVSQKIHANEDQVLPAEHATTFTNYPLASKEQVSAAIESALKAKKDWENTPFVDRAAIFQRAAELATTKYRYELIASTMLGQGKNVWQGEIDAAAELADFFRLAGHYAAEIMSKQPERGTDGIWTRIDYRPLEGFIYAVSPFNFSAIGGNLIAPAILGNVVLWKPSQYNIHPSTIIYKILQEAGLPKDVIQFVPGDAAEITETVLAHREFAGLNFVGSSEVFRSIYGKIGQGIAEKRYRDFPRVVGETSGKNFHLVHPSADINNVVNHTIRGAFEYQGQKCSATSRAYIPESKAKEFFSLIQQKMKDITQGSPDKDFEAFMGPVIHGRSFEKIKNIIDESNKDPQVKLIAGGKYDGSVGYFVKPTVYQVDSPDHRLFNEEIFGPVLAVYVYKDSDFTPMLKNIDENGGGLALTGAVFAQDRAALREAEDALRYSAGNFYLNCKTTAALIGQQSFGGARSSGTNDRAGSPDMLRRFVSPRLVKEEFFELEEFLYPSNTQ, encoded by the exons ATGGCTTCTTCGGTTCGTGCTTTGACATCAAAGGGTCGTTTGACTCCTCTCTGTCGAGTTCGTGCTTCTACGCCTGCTATTTCACTGCAGAAGCGAGGCAATGCTACGATTGTGCCTTTCAGACTACCCGCTGCTCGCAATGAGCCCAAC CCCACATACACAAAAAACTCGCCTGAGCGCGCAAAGGTAGAAGCAGCCCTCAAGAAACTCCGCTCTCAACTCCCCCTAAAGAGCGaaatcatcttcaacggCGTATCCCAAAAGATCCACGCCAACGAAGACCAAGTCCTCCCCGCAGAACACGCCACAACATTCACAAACTACCCCCTCGCTTCAAAGGAGCAAGTCAGCGCTGCTATCGAGTCCGCCCtcaaggcgaagaaggactGGGAAAACACGCCGTTCGTCGACCGTGCTGCGATTTTCCAGCGCGCCGCGGAACTTGCTACTACAAAGTATCGATATGAGCTTATCGCTTCGACGATGTTGGGGCAGGGAAAGAATGTTTGGCAGGGTGAGATTGATGCTGCGGCTGAGTTGGCTGATTTCTTCCGTCTGGCTGGCCATTACGCTGCTGAGATCATGAGCAAGCAGCCTGAGCGTGGAACAGATGGTATTTGGACACGCATCGACTACAGACCTCTTGAGGGTTTCATCTACGCTGTTTCGCCGTTCAACTTCTCTGCCATCGGTGGAAACTTGATCGCTCCCGCTATCCTCGGCAACGTTGTCCTCTGGAAGCCTTCGCAGTACAACATTCACCCCAGCACCATCATCTACAAGATCCTCCAGGAGGCTGGTCTTCCTAAGGATGTTATTCAGTTTGTCCCTGGCGACGCTGCCGAGATCACTGAGACTGTCCTTGCGCACCGTGAATTCGCTGGTCTCAACTTTGTCGGTTCTTCAGAGGTTTTCCGCTCGATTTACGGAAAGATTGGTCAGGGTATTGCTGAGAAGCGATATCGCGATTTCCCTCGCGTTGTTGGCGAGACCTCCGGAAAGAACTTCCATCTTGTTCATCCCTCCGCCGACATCAACAACGTCGTCAACCACACTATCCGAGGTGCCTTTGAGTACCAAGGTCAAAAGTGCTCTGCTACTTCTCGCGCCTACATCCCCGagtccaaggccaaggagttcttctctcttatccagcagaagatgaaggacatTACCCAAGGCAGCCCCGACAAGGATTTCGAGGCTTTTATGGGCCCTGTCATCCACGGTCGATCTttcgagaagatcaagaacatcattGATGAGAGCAACAAGGATCCTCAGGTCAAGCTCATCGCTGGTGGAAAGTATGATGGTTCGGTTGGATACTTTGTCAAGCCTACTGTTTATCAGGTTGACTCGCCTGATCATCGTCTCTTCAACGAGGAGATTTTCGGTCCTGTTCTTGCTGTCTACGTCTACAAGGACTCTGACTTCACTCCCATGCTCAAGAACATTGATGAGAACGGTGGTGGCCTTGCCTTGACTGGCGCCGTCTTTGCTCAAGACCGTGCTGCGCTCCGTGAAGCTGAGGATGCTCTTCGCTACTCTGCCGGTAACTTCTACCTCA ACTGTAAGACAACTGCTGCTCTTATCGGCCAACAGTCATTCGGTGGTGCTCGAAGCTCTGGTACTAACGACCGAGCTGGTAGCCCTGACATGCTTCGACGATTTGTGTCTCCTCGTCTCGTCAAGGAGGAGTtctttgagcttgaggagtTCTTGTATCCTTCCAACACACAATAG
- a CDS encoding FAD dependent oxidoreductase, with protein sequence MSVSKSEPILIVGGGAFGLSTVVHLLRAGYKDITVLDKDEEIPSRWSAANDLNKIVRAEYEDPLYQDLTVKAIEAWQTPLFAPHFHQVGFLHCVSGKAPKEALDTLNRFRASAERDPRMRSHLSPLDSQKDISDAVWQYKDSAFPGWNGYFNKFDGYAHSGNALRSIFLATQAQGVKYILGTAGAISEIVYEKTSSGRTAKGVKTTGGLFYPSNLVIVSVGAAGAKLVPEIGKQLVAKSWSVAHLHLTDDETSALRGIPVTYARDLGFFFEPDPKTNLLKLCPMGGGFINTDPKTGISHAPTDLKQSAFLPDGDEKQLRELVRQTLPQFADRPFVKKTLCWFADTADSDFIIDYVPNTSSSVLFLSGDSGHGFKFFPIFGGFVKDLLQSENGEQPEARWRWKNPKTDEGKSDWGGAVSWRLGNSTELVDVQPVGQTKL encoded by the exons ATGAGCGTCTCCAAATCTGAACCAATCCTTATCGTGGGAGGCGGCGCCTTTGGTCTCTCAACAGTCGTGCACCTGCTCAGAGCTGGCTACAAGGACATTACCGTTCTCgacaaagatgaagagattcCTTCTCGATGGTCTGCTGCAAATGATCTGAACAAAATTGTGCGCGCAGAATACGAAGACCCTCTGTACCAAGACCTCACAGTG AAAGCAATTGAAGCCTGGCAGACTCCCCTGTTCGCTCCGCATTTTCATCAAGTGGGCTTTCTGCATTGTGTTTCTGGCAAAGCACCCAAAGAAGCGCTTGATACGCTCAATCGATTCCGCGCTTCAGCTGAGCGAGACCCTCGCATGAGATCTCATCTTTCGCCACTTGATAGCCAGAAGGATATATCAGATGCTGTTTGGCAGTACAAGGACAGCGCGTTTCCTGGTTGGAATGGATACTTCAATAAGTTCGATGGGTACGCGCATTCTGGTAACGCGTTGAGGTCCATTTTTCTGGCGACGCAGGCCCAAGGCGTGAAGTATATCCTTGGTACAGCAGGCGCTATATCTGAGATCGTCTACGAGAAGACTTCTTCTGGCCGAACGGCAAAGGGTGTGAAGACCACTGGCGGACTATTCTACCCTTCTAATCTGGTCATCGTCTCCGTCGGCGCAGCTGGTGCCAAGCTCGTCCCCGAGATCGGCAAGCAACTCGTCGCAAAATCATGGTCCGTcgctcatcttcatctcaccGACGACGAGACATCTGCTCTTCGTGGTATCCCAGTGACATACGCGCGCGATCTCGGTTTCTTCTTTGAGCCTGATCCCAAGACGAACCTTCTGAAGCTATGTCCCATGGGCGgtggcttcatcaacactgATCCCAAGACTGGAATTTCGCATGCACCTACAGACTTGAAGCAGAGCGCATTTCTGcctgatggtgatgaaaaGCAGCTTCGTGAGCTTGTTCGACAGACGCTTCCTCAATTCGCGGACAGGCCATTCGTGAAGAAGACGCTTTGCTGGTTCGCTGATACAGCCGACTCGGACTTTATCATCGATTACGTACCCAACACGTCTTCGTCGGTGCTATTCTTGTCTGGAGATAGTGGACACGGGTTTAAGTTCTTCCCCATCTTTGGCGGGTTTGTGAAGGATCTGCTGCAGTCAGAGAATGGAGAACAGCCTGAGGCAAGATGGAGGTGGAAAAACCCCAAGACAGATGAAGGAAAGAGTGATTGGGGCGGTGCTGTGAGCTGGAGACTTGGTAACTCGACTGAGCTCGTTGATGTACAGCCTGTTGGTCAGACCAAGCTCTAA
- a CDS encoding carotenoid oxygenase, which translates to MKFLQQNSLTQTSMSQPDENISPPLRHPYLTGNFAPIHQKTNLTPCTYSGCIPPELTGGQYVRNGGNPVSHQDLGKDAHWFDGDGMLSGIAFRKTSSDEKIIPEFVNQYILTDLYLSRKTTSVVSPIMPSITTLVNPLSTMFQIMLATFRTIFLVILSNLPGSQQAIKRISVANTAVLYHDGRALATCESGPPMRIQLPSLDTVGWFDGVRAEGEAKTSSANNSDSSFGGSGLFSFMKEWTTGHPKVDPITGEMLLYHNTFMPPYVHYSVLPKSNAKNLGHRLVNQPVFGVSGARMMHDFGASRSHTIIMDLPLSLDPLNTMKGKEVVAYDPTKPSRFGVFPRHQPSSVRWFHTAPCCIFHTANTWDSQSSEGGSPVNLLACRMTSSTLVYTAGNVRPPVRLKSTRARDWSDDKKEKACSYKEAPALESPGEATGLTDYFPTAESDDYDQCRLYYYEFDMATRSQNKVKSQWALSAIPFEFPSVRPDREMQEARYIYGCSTSTSCFGVALGRADKVDLLVKVDAKTLIQRGKKINTTPVTGCVDRRSVSEILEEQKKDDPINIFRLPPNHYAQEPRFVPRDSSTAEDDGYLLFYVFDESQLLPSGDCPPSAISELWILDAKNMRDVVAKVKLPQRVPYGLHGTWFSRMDIKGQRAVESLRSLDEVQRKKEEWVNSGGQVRKVWMVLRGKLERAVG; encoded by the exons ATGAAGTTTCTACAACAAAATTCCCTCACACAAACGTCAATGTCTCAGCCAGACGAGAATATCTCCCCGCCACTTCGTCACCC ATATCTTACTGGCAACTTTGCTCCAATCCATCAAAAAACAAATCTCACTCCATGCACATATAGTGGATGCATACCGCCAGAGCTGACTGGTGGTCAGTACGTTCGCAATGGCGGCAATCCCGTCAGCCACCAAGACCTTGGCAAAGATGCCCATTGGTTTGACGGCGATGGTATGCTCTCTGGCATCGCGTTCCGAAAGACATCTTCGGATGAGAAGATTATACCAGAATTTGTCAATCAGTACATCTTGACAGATTTGTACTTATCCAGAAAGACGACCTCTGTTGTGTCGCCGATAATGCCAAGCATCACGACGCTGGTGAACCCGCTATCGACCATGTTTCAGATCATGTTGGCGACCTTCAGGACGATATTCCTGGTCATTCTCTCGAACTTACCTGGATCACAACAAGCCATCAAGCGCATCAGTGTTGCCAATACTGCTGTCCTATATCACGATGGGAGGGCTTTGGCGACATGCGAAAGTGGGCCTCCTATGCGGATACAGCTTCCTTCCCTGGATACTGTCGGCTGGTTCGACGGTGTCCGAGCTGAGGGAGAGGCCAAGACATCTTCAGCCAACAATAGCGACTCTTCGTTCGGTGGGAGCGGGCTGTTCAGCTTCATGAAGGAATGGACAACAGGGCATCCCAAAGTCGACCCCATTACTGGAGAGATGCTTCTGTATCATAACACTTTTATGCCCCCATACGTGCACTACTCAGTACTTCCGAAGAGCAACGCAAAGAATCTCGGGCACAGACTTGTGAATCAGCCAGTCTTTGGAGTTTCTGGTGCTCGGATGATGCACGACTTTGGAGCGTCTCGAAGTcataccatcatcatggatcttCCTCTGAGCCTCGATCCTCTCAACACGATGAAAGGGAAAGAGGTTGTAGCATACGATCCGACGAAGCCTTCACGGTTTGGCGTGTTCCCGCGGCATCAACCATCCAGTGTGCGGTGGTTTCATACAGCGCCATGCTGTATCTTCCATACTGCAAATACATGGGATTCTCAGTCCAGTGAGGGGGGAAGCCCTGTTAATCTCCTTGCATGCCGGATGACTTCCTCTACGCTAGTATATACAGCAGGGAATGTTCGGCCACCAGTGAGGCTTAAGTCTACTCGAGCACGGGACTGGTCagatgacaagaaggaaaaggccTGCAGCTACAAAGAGGCCCCTGCTCTCGAGTCACCCGGGGAAGCAACTGGTCTGACCGATTACTTCCCCACTGCAGAGTCCGACGACTACGACCAATGCCGGCTGTACTATTACGAATTTGACATGGCGACAAGGTCCCAGAACAAAGTCAAAAGCCAGTGGGCTCTTTCGGCCATACCATTCGAGTTTCCTTCCGTTCGGCCAGATCGCGAGATGCAAGAAGCTCGCTATATCTACGGCTGCAGCACATCAACTTCCTGTTTTGGCGTTGCTCTCGGACGAGCTGATAAGGTAGATCTTCTTGTCAAGGTGGATGCCAAGACCCTCATCCAACGAGGGAAGAAGATAAACACAACACCTGTCACTGGGTGCGTCGATAGACGGTCAGTCAGCGAGATCCTTGAAGAACAAAAGAAGGATGATCCTATAAACATATTCCGACTCCCGCCGAACCACTACGCTCAAGAACCGCGGTTTGTTCCTCGAGATTCCTCAACTGCGGAGGACGATGGGTATCTGCTGTTTTATGTCTTTGACGAGTCTCAGCTCCTGCCCTCGGGTGATTGCCCTCCATCTGCGATCTCCGAGCTTTGGATCCTCGATGCTAAGAACATGCGTGATGTGGTGGCCAAGGTAAAGCTGCCGCAAAGAGTACCGTATGGGTTACACGGAACGTGGTTCTCCAGGATGGATATTAAAGGTCAACGAGCTGTGGAGTCTTTGAGGAGTTTGGATGAAgtgcagaggaagaaggaggaatgGGTTAATAGCGGAGGACAAGTACGAAAGGTAtggatggtgttgagaggaAAATTGGAGAGAGCAGTCGGATAA
- a CDS encoding Squalene/phytoene synthase-domain-containing protein encodes MGWEYAQVHLKYTIPFGVVLAAVYRPLMSRLDVFKLVFLITVAVVSTIPWDSYLIKNRIWTYPPGVVVGLTAWDIPAEELFFFVIQTLNTSLLYMILSKPTFHPIYLAKKTGWGKIAGQILFASAIIFGLVSVSSGGEGMYMGLILIWACPFLLFLWSISYQFIVNLPWTNTALPIALPTLYLWVVDTFALRRGTWSITSGTKYGVVLWDGLDIEEAVFFLLTNTLIVFGLVACDNTLAILDTFPEHFPRTKGLPNLLVIIRALILPKEKYDEERIEGLVSAVALLRKKSRSFYLASGTFEGKLRIDLIRLYAFCRAADDLVDEAPSVDDSRASIEKLRKFLDLAYEENQEEPSQRLREYVTSNIPEMFHMALLQLPTYYLPKQPLDDLLKGFDTDLLFDRKSGAFPIETTEDLDVYGSRVAGTVAELCNHLILYHTPESVPEDIQREVVASGQEMGIALQYVNIARDIKTDAEIDRVYLPLSWLKEAQLTPEDVIQQPHGPTIEALRHKLLDRAFEKYNMAKGAIDKLPSEGKGPIRVAVESYMEIGRVLREKGPTMKKGRATVPKMRRIRVAWSALNK; translated from the exons ATGGGCTGGGAATATGCCCAAGT GCATCTGAAATACACGATACCGTTTGGTGTTGTTTTGGCGGCGGTTTATAGACCGTTGATGTCGCGGTTGGATGTTTTTAAGCTTGTATTTTTGATAACG GTTGCTGTTGTTTCTACCAT CCCCTGGGACTCGTATCTCATCAAAAATCGCATATGGACTTATCCTCCTGGCGTCGTGGTCGGCTTGACAGCCTGGGATATTCCAGCTGAAGAATTatttttcttcgtcatccaGACTCTCAACACCTCTCTACTCTACATGATTCTCAGCAAACCAACCTTCCACCCCATTTACCTCGCCAAGAAGACGGGTTGGGGTAAAATTGCTGGCCAAATTCTCTTCGCATCAGCTATCATTTTCGGCCTCGTTTCTGTTTCCTCTGGCGGCGAGGGCATGTACATGGGCCTTATCCTTATTTGGGCCTGTCCATTCCTCTTGTTTCTATG GTCGATTTCTTATCAGTTCATTGTGAATTTGCCTTGGACAAATACTGCGCTTCCCATTGCTTTGCCAACGTTGTATTTGTGGGTTGTTGATACTTTTGCGTTGCGACGGGGAACATGGAGTATCACTTCTGGCACCAAGTACGGCGTGGTCTTGTGGGATGGTCTTGACATTGA GGAAGCtgtctttttccttctcacTAACACTTTGATTGTCTTTGGCCTCGTCGCTTGCGACAACACGCTGGCCATTCTCGACACCTTTCCTGAGCATTTCCCTCGAACAAAGGGACTGCCCAACCTCTTGGTCATCATTCGAGCTCTTATTCTACCTAAAGAGAAGTATGATGAAGAGCGCATTGAAGGTCTCGTCAGCGCAGTTGCTCTGCTCCGAAAGAAGAGCCGCAGCTTCTATCTCGCAAGCGGCACCTTTGAAGGAAAACTTCGCATCGATCTGATCCGGTTGTATGCGTTCTGCCGAGCCGctgatgatcttgttgatgaagctccATCTGTTGATGATTCCAGAGCCTCAattgagaagctgagaaaGTTTCTCGATCTTGCTTATGAAGAGAATCAAGAAGAGCCTTCACAAAGACTACGAGAATATGTCACGTCGAACATCCCGGAGATGTTCCATATGGCTCTGCTCCAGCTTCCTACTTATTATCTACCCAAACAACCCCTGGATGACCTTCTCAAGGGTTTTGACACCGATCTTCTCTTCGACAGAAAGTCCGGCGCATTTCCTATTGAGACTACCGAGGATCTGGATGTCTACGGAAGTCGTGTAGCCGGCACTGTCGCAGAACTTTGCAACCACCTTATTCTCTACCATACCCCAGAATCTGTCCCCGAAGACATCCAGCGCGAAGTTGTCGCTTCAGGTCAAGAAATGGGCATCGCACTTCAATACGTCAATATCGCGCGCGACATCAAAACTGACGCAGAAATTGACCGCGTCTACCTTCCTCTCTCCTGGCTCAAAGAAGCCCAACTCACTCCCGAAGATGTCATCCAACAACCCCATGGCCCTACCATCGAAGCTCTACGTCACAAGCTGCTCGATCGTGCTTTTGAAAAGTACAACATGGCAAAGGGCGCTATTGATAAGCTTCCTTCAGAAGGAAAAGGACCAATTCGCGTTGCTGTTGAGAGCTACATGGAAATTGGACGCGTTCTCAGAGAGAAGGGTCCTACGATGAAGAAGGGCAGGGCTACTGTTCCTAAAATGAGACGAATTCGTGTTGCATGGTCTGCATTGAACAAATAG
- a CDS encoding ammonium transporter AmtB-like domain-containing protein, which translates to MASTITPVTEWPDYNGDPTGGNPITHDLNATYDKSLFCACAVGIQFWIYGYSLYQSRTTNPILGDLSLAVFHNVLAQPSIANSDIPEILYAIFGVTFVTATAMILAGAMLERGRLWPSMVFLLCWTTFVYYPLAYWEWNPAGWLYALGLYDFAGSGPVHIASGFGALAWSFMLGPRLPDASITDRKRAVHYKPHNPLLMVLGTVLIWFGWFAFNACAGGIAWVLLGYLHTRKFSLVGFCSGIIAGLVGITPAAGFTLIYVSPVIGGVTSLVCFYCVKYKYILSVDDGLDIFAIHGIGGVIGDILTGLFATGYVPALDGVSGDAYAGGWWDGNYRQLGLQLAGAVTCAAWSFVISCILLFVIGKIPGLHLRASEEHEIRGLDYKYLSDMDWEDHYMNGGITPVMEGTPMRVSTPQQTPDKSEERKVD; encoded by the exons ATGGCTTCGACAATCACCCCGGTCACTGAGTGGCCCGATTACAATGGCGATCCAACGGGCGGTAATCCCATTACCCATGATTTGAATGCTACTTATGACAAG TCTCTTTTCTGCGCCTGTGCTGTAGGCATACAATTTTGGATTTATGGTTATAGCTTGTATCAATCTCGAACTACAAACCCAATCTTGGGTGACCTGTCGCTCGCCGTATTCCACAACGTCCTTGCCCAGCCATCGATTGCAAACTCTGATATCCCAGAGATCCTAT ATGCGATCTTCGGAGTCACTTTCGTCACCGCCACTGCCATGATTCTGGCTGGAGCGATGCTGGAAAGAGGCAGATTATGGCCTAGCATGGTGTTCCTTCTGTGCTGGACAACCTTTGTGTACTATCC TCTAGCTTATTGGGAGTGGAATCCCGCCGGCTGGCTGTACGCGTTAGGCCTATACGACTTCGCAGGATCGGGGCCAGTCCATATTGCCTCCGGGTTTGGTGCTCTGGCTTGGTCCTTCATGTTGGGACCTCGACTGCCCGACGCCAGCATCACCGATCGCAAGCGAGCCGTACACTATAAACCACATAACCCATTGCTCATGGTTCTTGGAACTGTACTTATTTGGTTTGGCTGGTTTGCTTTTAATG CTTGTGCCGGCGGAATCGCTTGGGTTCTGCTCGGATATCTACATACCCGAAAATTCTCTTTGGTCGGATTCTGCAGCGGTATTATCGCAGGACTAGTCGGCATCACGCCCGCTGCCGGATTCACGCTCATATATGTTTCTCCGGTAATCGGAGGTGTCACGTCGCTGGTGTGCTTTTACTGTGTCAAGTACAAGTACATTCTCTCGGTTGACGACGGCCTCGATATCTTCGCCATCCACGGAATCGGTGGCGTTATCGGAGACATCCTGACTGGCCTCTTTGCTACTGGATATGTTCCTGCGCTGGACGGTGTATCAGGAGACGCTTATGCAGGTGGATGGTGGGATGGCAACTACCGCCAGCTTGGTCTCCAACTTGCGGGTGCTGTGACCTGTGCTGCGTGGTCATTTGTCATCTCGTGCATATTGCTCTTCGTCATTGGCAAAATCCCGGGCCTACATCTTCGAGCCAGCGAGGAACACGAGATCAGAGGTCTTGACTACAAGTATCTCAGTGATATGGACTGGGAGGACCACTACATGAACGGAGGCATCACGCCGGTGATGGAGGGAACGCCTATGCGAGTTTCAACTCCTCAGCAAACTCCCGACAAGAGTGAAGAGAGGAAGGTAGACTAA
- a CDS encoding FAD-binding monooxygenase, which produces MTNQSVVVVGAGPVGLFTALILAQNGIKVTVIEADEGISRSPRAAVQLPCVNLEFAKAGIIEEVFEYGCKSKHGYSWRDGYDTTKVLADFTPPPSDNPNLCAAMIGQDVLSQIFLKHLINTGNAEIIFNHAFTRVEDHGDSVTVHARRVLDDQELSFNCRYVVGADGGKSSVRKCMGLSLEGYTWPDIRLIAVNILYDLEKLGWKHGNFIVHPEDWAIVVKRGPRNLWRVATSVPFAQGADGEPITDKAVFPVIKERLARILPGNTDEIIYLQTAPYTIHQRCVSKYRVGNIMLAGDAAHLNNPVGGLGLTTGLLDAAHLGKALTQVLNENAPETVLDEYAKARRDVYKNVTDPLSTANLLRLKSTAPEDVATREAFFKMMNDPNEKGQLFAHMAKEMGLSTTLHMKDLGPMPQL; this is translated from the exons ATGACCAACCAATCTGTTGTAGTCGTCGGCGCAGGCCCTGTTGGCCTTTTCACAGCCTTGATACTTGCTCAGAATGGAATCAAGGTGACCGTGATTGAGGCAGATGAAGGAATTTCCCGTAGTCCACGAGCCGCAGT ACAGCTCCCTTGCGTTAACCTCGAATTCGCCAAGGCTGGAATCATCGAGGAGGTTTTCGAGTATGGATGTAAAAGCAAGCATGGATACTCTTGGCGAGATGGATACGATACAACAAAAGTCCTCGCAGACTTCACGCCTCCACCATCCGATAATCCCAATCTCTGCGCAGCCATGATAGGGCAAGACGTCTTGTCGCAGATTTTCCTCAAGCATTTGATCAATACAGGAAATGCggagatcatcttcaaccacGCCTTCACTCGTGTTGAAGACCATGGTGATTCAGTTACCGTTCACGCTCGGCGTGTACTTGATGATCAGGagctcagcttcaactgTAGGTATGTCGTCGGAGCTGATGGTGGCAAGAGTTCGGTTAGAAAGTGTATGGGCCTGTCTCTCGAAGGCTACACCTGGCCAGACATACGACTCATTGCGGTCAACATCCTCTACGACCTTGAAAAGTTGGGCTGGAAACATGGTAACTTCATCGTACATCCTGAGGATTGGGCTATCGTTGTAAAACGAGGACCAAGAAACTTGTGGAGGGTTGCAACCAGCGTTCCATTTGCTCAAGGCGCTGATGGGGAGCCTATTACTGACAAGGCTGTCTTCCCCGTCATCAAAGAGAGACTTGCTAGGATCTTGCCAGGTAACACTGATGAGATCATCTACCTACAAACAGCTCCGTACACGATTCATCAGCGTTGCGTATCGAAATATCGCGTTGGTAATATTATGCTCGCCGGCGATGCTGCCCAC CTCAACAATCCCGTCGGTGGACTTGGACTGACTACGGGTTTACTTGATGCCGCTCATCTGGGCAAAGCTTTAACGCAGGTTCTGAATGAGAATGCCCCAGAAACAGTACTCGATGAGTACGCAAAGGCCAGGCGTGATGTCTATAAGAACGTCACGGATCCATTATCGACTGCGAACCTGTTGAGACTGAAGTCTACTGCTCCTGAAGACGTTGCAACGAGGGAGGCGTTtttcaagatgatgaatgaTCCGAATGAGAAAGGCCAGTTGTTTGCTCATATGGCGAAGGAGATGGGGTTATCGACTACCTTGCATATGAAGGATTTGGGGCCAATGCCACAGCTGTGA